The Candidatus Binatus sp. genomic sequence GGTCCGCCCCGCGCATCACCGCTACCTCCTCCTCCAACCACTTCCTACTCCACTATACACTGCCAAGCGGAAAACCCGTCGTTTTTCCGCAGCCTGCTAGGGCGTAAGAGCCTACCCTGCCTCTCAAATTGATGCCAAAAGCGATCTTCACCGCGATCGTCGGGCGACGGACTTCGACGCTCATCGAAATGTCGCCAGTACTTTTGATACAGCGAATCTATGTCAATTCCTTTGTAGGACGCGTCCAAAAACACCGTATTGCGAATCAAGTCCGACGGAAGAAGTGGTTGTCCTCGTGCGTTTAGAGTTTCAAAAATGACTTGCGGATCATCCTTTTCCTCGAGTTCTATCACAACAAATTGAAGACTCGTTTTGAGCGCATGAAGAATCGCATAGAGCCGATCACCTTGGCTAAGCTTTGTGCCCTGATACCTATCTGGACTACTGGTCTCGCTCGGACAATCTTCTTCGACAAATTGCTGAATGGCGTTAAAGAAGAATTTATAGGCTTCAGCCATCCTTGGCATCGCCGTCTTCCCACCAAGCGGGGTCTTTCCGAATCGAGCGAGCACTTCATCAAGCGATCCAGCTTCCAAGACGTTCATAAAAACGAGTCGATCAGCATTAGTAGGCCAGACTTTAAAACGCTCGTCGGACTTCGGGTCGCGGAGCGGATTTAAGGTAAGACGTTTCGCAGTTTCTGCGACATCTCTTTCCACATTCTGGGCGAAATCGCGCAAGGCTGCTAGAAATATTTGTAGCGTTGTCAGCCTTTGTTGACCGTCGATTATCTCCGAACGCGCCAATCCCCTACCAAAGACTTTAGCAACGTTGAGTACTATTGCTCCTAAAAAGTGACTTGTCGTTGATTGTCGATCATTTGAGAGGGTTTGGAGTGAATTGTTCGCTTGACGTTCGATGTCGCTCCAGAGCGGTTCCCATTCTCCCTCCTCAGTCCAGACGTAGGAGCGTTGAAACAAAGGAACGGTATATCGGCGTTCTTTTTCGAAAACTTCATGGATTGTTAACGTGGACGGTTGCATAGTCCACATAGTGACTTGGTTAGCGAGGCACTTCAATCGGAGTACGTGCCGTATCGAATGCGCAGGCAGGGTTTCTTCAAAACAGTGTTAACTTCAGCTTCACTGAACCGCGCTTGCTGTCTTTTTTGGCGGACACTAACTTACGAACTGGGATAGCTACTTCGCAAAAGGCCTTGATCTAGTCGGATCTTTGCCTTCATTACCGGGTTTGAGAGGCATTTCGCGTCCACCACTCCTTGGACTTACTTCTTCCGCGGCGGCATATACGCTTGGAGGCGTTCGCACTCCAGACAGTGGCTTCAATAACAGGAGGATGGCCGCGGCCATGAGCCATGCGGCGGCGCCACCGATCAGCGGAACTGCGCCGCCACCGGCGATCCACCACGGCATCGCAAATCTGCCGAGCACGATCTTCGGCCACAGTTTGGCGCCGAGCACGAAGCCAGCGTGCAGCCCGATCGAGAAATACACCGTGCCAGTGAGCAGGAATGCTTTGCCGAGTACGATACCGAGCAGGAAAAGTCCGACCAGCGCGGGAATCGCGACGGCAGGATTCGCGAACTGATCGAGGCTGTGGCCGAGCGTGACGAGACCGGCCATCGGCTCGTAACCAGTGACGAAGAAACGCGCCGGTGAGCGGACGAGATGCGCGAGCGCGTAAATTGCCGAG encodes the following:
- a CDS encoding DUF262 domain-containing protein, which produces MWTMQPSTLTIHEVFEKERRYTVPLFQRSYVWTEEGEWEPLWSDIERQANNSLQTLSNDRQSTTSHFLGAIVLNVAKVFGRGLARSEIIDGQQRLTTLQIFLAALRDFAQNVERDVAETAKRLTLNPLRDPKSDERFKVWPTNADRLVFMNVLEAGSLDEVLARFGKTPLGGKTAMPRMAEAYKFFFNAIQQFVEEDCPSETSSPDRYQGTKLSQGDRLYAILHALKTSLQFVVIELEEKDDPQVIFETLNARGQPLLPSDLIRNTVFLDASYKGIDIDSLYQKYWRHFDERRSPSPDDRGEDRFWHQFERQGRLLRPSRLRKNDGFSAWQCIVE
- a CDS encoding CPBP family intramembrane glutamic endopeptidase, producing MSFTARFALAVAAGLLAAIVAAPIVATAIHSAGWNFPFPRIFDRVVMATLLIAILWTVRDLKFVPLLRAGFSAPASNWSNAMRGLAVSLCAIAILFALAAIVSGRGLRAFGPVVPRLPKYFLSAIVIATIEETFFRGFLLAGMKSDFGVRGALLVSSAIYALAHLVRSPARFFVTGYEPMAGLVTLGHSLDQFANPAVAIPALVGLFLLGIVLGKAFLLTGTVYFSIGLHAGFVLGAKLWPKIVLGRFAMPWWIAGGGAVPLIGGAAAWLMAAAILLLLKPLSGVRTPPSVYAAAEEVSPRSGGREMPLKPGNEGKDPTRSRPFAK